TAACTTTTAAAATGATTTTAATATTTATTTTGACCATTAAAGTTAATTAAGATTTAAGTGTATCTAAGTTTTAAATCTCTTTTGAAGTAAGATTTCTCCGCTTTGTTCGCAATAACAAGGTGGAAAATAAAAAACGCTTCAAAGTGAATTGAAGCGTTGATATTGTTATAAGAATTTATTCCTAAGAATTTTCTAAGATATAAGAGAACATCAATGGCGCACAGATGGTAGCATCACTTTCAACGATAAACTTCGGTGTTGTGATATCCAATTTACCCCAAGTAATTTTCTCATTTGGAACTGCCCCTGAATACGATCCATAAGAGGTTGTAGAATCTGAGATCTGGCAGAAATATGACCAGAAAGGAACGTCATGCATTTCCATATCCTGATAAAGCATCGGTACTACACAGATAGGGAAATCCCCTGCAATACCTCCACCTACCTGGAAGAAACCAACTCCTTTTCCATCTGAATTTTTAGTATACCAATCTGCAAGATACATCATATATTCAATTCCTGATTTCATAGTGGTTGCCGTAAGCTCACCTTTGATACAGTAAGAAGCGAAGATATTACCCATGGTAGAGTCTTCCCATCCCGGAACCACAATCGGAAGGTTCTTCTCGGCAGCAGCAATCATCCATGAGTTTTCTCTCGGAATTTCGTAATACTGTTCAAGAACTCCTGAAAGGATCATTTTATACATAAATTCATGCGGGAAATAACGCTCGCCTTTAGCTTCTGCATCTTTCCAGATATCTACGATATGCTTCTGAAGTCTTCTGAAAGCTTCTTCTTCAGGAATACATGTATCAGTCACTCTGTTTAATCCTCTTTCTAATAAAGCCCACTCGTCCTGAGCTGTCAAATCTCTGTAATGCGGAACTCTTTCGTAGTGAGAGTGTGCCACAAGATTCATCAGATCTTCTTCAAGGTTGGCTCCTGTACAAGAGATAAAATCAACTTTTCCCTGACGGATCATTTCTGCAAGGATCTTTCCCAATTCAGCAGTAGACATAGCACCTGCTAAAGTGATCATCATTTTTCCGCCATCTTTAAGATGTGCAACATAACCTTTAGATGCATCTACCAACGCAGCCGCATTGAAGTGCAGGTAATATTTCTCTATAAATTCAGAAATCGGTTTGTTCATTATTTTTAATTTTTGCAAAGATAAAACTTAAAAACGGAATGCAACATGAGTACTTCAAGAAACTCTTGCATGAGTATCTTTTTTTAA
The Chryseobacterium sp. W4I1 DNA segment above includes these coding regions:
- a CDS encoding deoxyhypusine synthase family protein, coding for MNKPISEFIEKYYLHFNAAALVDASKGYVAHLKDGGKMMITLAGAMSTAELGKILAEMIRQGKVDFISCTGANLEEDLMNLVAHSHYERVPHYRDLTAQDEWALLERGLNRVTDTCIPEEEAFRRLQKHIVDIWKDAEAKGERYFPHEFMYKMILSGVLEQYYEIPRENSWMIAAAEKNLPIVVPGWEDSTMGNIFASYCIKGELTATTMKSGIEYMMYLADWYTKNSDGKGVGFFQVGGGIAGDFPICVVPMLYQDMEMHDVPFWSYFCQISDSTTSYGSYSGAVPNEKITWGKLDITTPKFIVESDATICAPLMFSYILENS